The sequence GTGGCAAGAGTGGCGCGCTGGGCATCGCAGCGGCGCGCTGTCTGGCAGCGGGACAGGATGTCTGGCTGACGGCGCCGCGCCCTGCGGCGGTCAGCGCGATCTTCGAACGCCTGGCGGCCCTGCTGCCCCGGGGGCAGCGCGAGGGCAATGTCTTTCGCTTGCCGGCTGGACAGGCGGAGGACGACACGGCTTCCGGCGGTGTGCTGCGCTTTCTGGCGCCGGATGCCATCGAGGCGGCTCGCCTTGCCTGTCACGATGAGCTGCTGCCGCGGCTGTTCGTCGATGAAGCCGCCGCCATCCCCACGCCACTGCTGAAAGGCTATCTGGCGCATTTTCCGCGCATCGCCTTCGCCACCACCGTGCATGGCTATGAAGGCACCGGGCGCGGCTTCCAGCTGCGGTTTCGCCATCATCTCGAGCGTCAGTGCTCCGGCTGGCAGGCGCTGGAGATGACGACGCCCGTGCGCTGGGCGCCCGGCGACCCGCTGGAAGCATTGACCGATGACCTGCTGCTGCTCTCGGCGCAGCCGCCTGAGCTGCCTGAGCTGCCTGAGCCGTGCGCGAAGAATGCTCAGCAGTGGCTGGAGGGCTGCGACATTGTCGTACTGGAGCGTGATGCATTGGCACGTGATGAGGCGGCGCTGCGGCAGCTGTTCGGCCTGCTGGTGCAGGCGCATTACCGCACGACACCGGCGGACCTGCGCCAGCTGCTCGACACGCCGGGGCTCACGCTGATGGCGATTCGTCAGCGCGATGACACGACTGGGCGTGATGCCTGGCTGGGGGTGGTGGCCGCCGTCGAGGAGGGCGGCTTCCCGACGCCCTTGGCGCATGACATCTGGTGCGGCAAGCGGCGTCCGCGTGGGCACCTGCTGGCACAGTCGCTGGCGGCGCATGCAGGCCATCAGGGCGCCGCCGAAGCCCGCTGGTGGCGGGTGCTGCGTATCGCGGTGCATCCCGCGCTGTGGCGGCGTGGTCAGGGCGCGCGCCTGCTCCAGGCGCTGGAACAGCAGGCACTGGCGGCAGGTGTCACGCGACTCGGCACCAGCTTCGGGGCCGAGGCCGATCTGGTCGCCTTCTGGCAGGCGCAGGGTTTCGTGCCGCTGCGCATGGGCCTCAAGCGCGATGCCGCCAGTGGCGAGCACGCGGTGATGATGGGCAAGGCCATCGGCGAAAGCGGGAGTGGAAAATCTGCACCGCGCGGGCAGTTGGCGCAGGATGCCTTGCTGGGCGCGCTGCAGCAGGACTTCCAGCGCCTGCTGCCCAGCCTGCTGAAGCATGAGCTGCACGGCTTGCCGCCCGCCTTGGCCGACAGACTGTGGCAGCGAGGAAGTGAGAATGACCTGGCCACGCTGACGCCAGCCGCATGCGCGCAGCGACTGGACTGGTATCGGCGTGGTGGCGGGGGGCTGGCGCTGGTGCGGCCGTGGCTCGAGACAGCGCTCGAGGCCTGTGAGCCTTCACGACTCGATGAGGCGTCACGTCACGGCCTGGTGCTGGCGCTGGGCGGACAGGATGCACCTGCCTTCATCAGCTGGGCCCAGGGGCTGGGCATCGTGGGCCGCAAGGCGCGGGATCGCTGGTGCCGAGCGGCCGCCGGGCGCCTGATCGAAAAGCGCGAATGACAGGGCCGTCTGACAAGCTCATCTGACATGAGCATCGGTAAGCCTGTCTGACAAGAGCAAAACGGCCGGGCGTGGCTCAGAGGCCCGGAATGCCGATCGGGCCGGGCATGTCAGGAATCGGCGAGCAGCCACTCAGCATCAGCAGGCCGGCAGTGGCGGAGATGGCGGTCAGCAGCAGTAGTCGACGAGGCATAGAGGCTCCGATGAAGGTGGGGAATGGCATGCAGCTGTCAGCAGGATCGTGATTGTCATCCTTGCATATTCGAAGTCACTGATCGACAGGTGTCGACAACCCCTAGCCACGCCCGTCCGCTGTTCCGTATGCTCATTGATGACAAGAACAGGAATCTTCGCCATGAATGAGCATATCGATACGTTGGACCCCGCCATCCTCTGGCGTCATTTCCGCACTCTGTGCAATATCCCGCGCCCGTCCGGGCATGAAGCCGCGCTGGTGGCCTATCTGATCGACTGGGCCGAAGCGCATGGTCTCGCCCATGATCGCGATGCTTTCGGCAACCTGCGTCTGCGCAAGCCCGCCACGCCCGGTCACGAGAGCGCAGCGGGCATCGTGCTGCAGGGCCATCTCGACATGGTCGCCCAGGCGGCCAGCGACAGTGATCACGACTTCACTCGTGATTCCCTCGATACCTATCTGGAAGACGGCTGGCTCAAGGCGCGCGGCACCACTCTGGGGGCCGACAACGGTCTCGGCGTCGCGGCGGCGCTGGCCGTTCTCGAAGATGACAGCCTCATGCACGGTCCGCTGGAAGCGCTGTTCACCCTTGAGGAGGAAACCTCGATGGGCGGCGCGCTGAATCTGGCCGAGAACTGGCTGGAAGGGCGCTACCTGCTCAACCTGGATTCGGAGGACCGCGGCCAGGTCTATATCGGCTGTGCCGGTGGCGCGGACATCAATGTTGATCACGAGTTTGCCACCTCGTCTCTCAAGGATTCCGAAGCGGAGCTGGAGCTGACCATCGGTGGCCTGGTCGGCGGCCATTCCGGGCTCGATATCCATCGTGGGCGCGGCAATGCCAATCGCCTGATGTCACGCGCGCTGGTCGCGCTGGCCGAGTTCAAGCCGCGTCTGGTCAGCTGGTCTGGCGGTACGCTGCGCAACGCCTTGCCGCGTGAGGCCACGGTCGGCGTGGTGATCTATGACGAGCGCGTCGCCGCCGCGCGCCAGCGCCTCGCGGACTTCGAGGCCCAGATTCGCGACGAGCTGCGCGAGACGGACCCGGATGTCGCGCTCAGCGTGACCCGTGGCAACGCCGAGAATGCTCTGTCCGTCGAGGACACCCAGCGGCTGGTCGCGGCGCTGGATGCCGCGCCCTACGGGGTCGAGCGCATGAGCGCGGCGGTGGAAGGCGTGGTGGAAACCTCCAACAACCTCGGCGTGGTGCAGCTGCGCGAGGGGCGCTTCCATCTCTGTGCGCTGGTGCGCTCGCTGCGCGATGATGCCGTGACCATGATGGAGCAACGCATTCGTGGGCTTTTTGCGCTGATCGGCGCGACCACCGTGGCCGAGAATGCCTATCCGGGCTGGCAGCCGGCGCCGGATGCGCAGCTGCTGGCGCGCTTCTGCAGCCTGCACGAGAGCGTCACTGGCCGCGCGCCGGAGATCAAGGTCATCCATGCCGGGCTCGAGTGCGGCATCCTCGGGGCCAAGTATCCCCAGCTCGAGATGATCTCCTTCGGGCCGCTGATCCGCGGCGCTCACTCGCCCAGCGAGCGTGTCGAGGTCGAGTCGGTCGGTGAATTCTGGCAGGTGCTCAAGGGACTGATCACGGAACTTGCCGAGCCTGCCAGGGCCGCTTGATCAACTCTCAGGCAAGACGCGTCACGTAGACGAACGACGCCCCCGCAGGTCAGCCTGCGGGGGCGTCGTCATCTCTGGGCGTCGTCATGTCTGGACATCAGGCGCTGGCCTGGCCTGATGAGAGTGCGCGGCTTCAGTTGATATTGATGCGGATCGCCGGAATGCCGATGCTCACGCCGTTATGGTAGCGGCGGATAGCATGCCGACCGGAGTCATGGTTCCGGTAGTAGTACGGGCGGTAGCGGTCGTGTTCAAGACGCCCATGCTGATAGTAGCGGCGCTTGGGGACATGGCGGCGGATGTCATGATGGGAATGCTGGCGCGAGTGATGGCGCTCCACGCGCGGCTCGTTGAACATCCTGAGGTGGCGGCGCTTGATCGCCTCGTGGCGACTCTGCGGCGTGCTGTGGCGCTCGCCGTGCTGGCCCTGTGCGCGATGGCGATCATCCGCGGCGACCAGCGTCGGCGTGGCGAGCATCAGCGTCAGTCCCAGCAGCAGGGAGGGCAGCAGAGAGGCAAGGGCTGTGGTCAAGGTCGAGATATGCATGGGGCGGTCTCCCGTATGGTCGGTCAGTCACCCAAGAGGATCCTTGTCGTCAGAATATCGTGTCGCAGCGTCTTTTACGAAAGGCGTTCGCTAATGTCTCCGTGCGTCGCTCGGTGTGTAGTCGTGGTGCTGAGTTGTCCAGATTGCGTTGCCTGTAGCGTAAGTGGTTGCTCGCAATAGGGTTCTGAGATGAATGGCTACAGAGTGGCCAACGAACCTCGGAGGTGAGTGGTTCAGCCAGTGCTGCGAGGACACTTCACTTCTGCCACCAAGGCACCGGATTGCGTCCTTGAGACAACGAAAACGCCCCTGCCGAAGTGGCAGGGGCGTCTGTCTGTTCAAGCCTAAGAGCATGCGGCTCTCTAGCTTGCGGATCTCTATCTTGCAGATCTCTGGCTTGCGACCTCAGGCGTGCTGATGCTGGTGCTTGCCTTCGGCCAGTTCCTCGAGCAGCTTGGCGTTGAACGCATCGAGATCTGCTGGCTTGCGGCTGGTGACCAGCGCGCTGTCACACACCACTTCGCTGTCCTGCCACTCGGCACCGGCGTTTTTCAGGTCCTGTGCGACGGAGGGGAAGGAGGTCATCTGACGGCCTTCGACGACACCGGCATCGATCAGGATCCACGGCGCGTGACAGATGGCGGCGACCGGCTTGTGGGCCTGGAAGAAGCTGCGCACGAAGCTCAGTGCGCTCTCGTCCTGACGCAGAGTATCTGGATTGAACAGGCCACCCGGCAGCACCAGGCCGTGATAGTCGTGTTCGCTGGCATCGCTGAGCAGGGTGTCGACCTGATATTTCTCGCCCCAGTCGGTTTCGGCCCAGGCGCGAATGCCGTCTTTCTCCGGCGAGACGATGTCTACCTCGACGCCCGCCTCCTGCAGTGCGGCGCGCGGCACCGCGAGCTCGGATTCCTCGAAGCCATGGGTCGCGAGAATGGCCACGCGCTTACCTTGCAGTCGTTGACGTGTCTGCTGATCGGTCTGCTGTGTCATGCGAATCTCCTTTCCGTGCTTCGGCTCTTGCGAGCATGCTGGGCAGAGAAGGGGAGAATTCTGCTCTCGGCGTGCGCCACTCACCGCAGTGAGCGCCGCTCGATGATGGCAGGCAATCCCCGTCCTTTCGTGCCCTGACACTCAAGACATGGATGCGCGATACTGACTTTCAAGGGGGGTGACCCCGCTGCGTTTTCACAGGCCATGGAGTGCCCGATGTCGCTGCTTTCTGAATCTTCCGCCGTGATGTGGTTGCTGGTCGGCGTGCTGTTGATGTTGTCGTTGATCCTTGGGCTGGGCTGGCGGCGAACCCGCGAGCAGCTCCGTGTGCTGCAGGAAAGCAGTGAGGAAGAGCAGCAATCGATGCAGCAGATGTGGCAGGCCTCGCTGGACGAGTCGCGTGAGCGTCAGCAACAGGCCGAGCAGCAGGCGGCCCTGGTCGAGCAACGTGCCGCGCTGGATGGGCAGCAGGCGGAGCAGCAGCAACGCTATCTGAGCCAGTCGCTGGAGGAGGCGCGCCAGGCACGCGATGCCCTGACGGAGCAACTCGCCACGCTGCGCGAATCGCTGCAGGGGCGCCTGGATGAACAGTCACGCGCCTTGAGTGAGCAGCAGACGCTGGCACGCAGCCTGACCCGCCAGCAGGAAGTGCTGGAGGCGCAGCTGCTGGAGCGCGAGGAGCGTCTCGAGACACTGACCGAGCGCTACGCCGAGCTGCGCGAGACCCATGCCTCGCTGGTGACGCGTCAGCGTCAGGAGGCCAGCCATCACGAGCAGCAGTTGGCGTTGCTCAACGAGTCGCGCGAGCGCCTGAGTCAGGAGTTCGAGCAGCTGGCGGGCAAGGTGTTCGAGGAGCGCCAGCAGCGCTTCACCGCCGCCAGTGGCGCCCAGCTCGAGCAGTTGCTCAAGCCGTTTCGTGAGCAGGTCGGCGACTTCCGTCAGCGCCTCGAGCAGCTGCATGGCGAGGAGGTGCGCGAGCGCACCAGCCTCAAGAGTCAGCTCGACCAGCTGGCGGGGCTCAACCGCCAGATCACCGAGGAAGCGGCCAACCTGTCGCGGGCGCTCAAGGGCGACAGCAAGATGCAGGGCAACTGGGGCGAGATGATTCTTGAGACCGTGCTGGAGCGCTCCGGTCTGCGTGATGGCATCGAGTTCAAGCGCGAGGTGTCATTCACCGGCGAGGGCGGTCGCCAGCGTCCGGATGCCATCGTCTACCTGCCGGACAACAAGCATCTCATCATCGATGCCAAGGTCTCCTTGACCGCCTATACCGAGTACGTCAACGCCGAGGATGACGTGACGCGAGCACGCGCACTGCGCGCGCATCTGACCTCGGTGCGCGGCCATGTCACCGGGCTTGCGCGGCGCAACTATCCCGCCATCGAGGGGCTGGGCTCGCCGGACTTCGTGTTCCTGTTCCTGCCGATGGAGCCGGCCTTCGCGTTGGCCTTCGAACACGATGACAGCCTGTTCCAGGACGCCTTCACCCAGGGGGTGGTGATGGTGACGCCGACCACCTTGCTGGCCAGCCTGCGCACCGTGGCGAGTCTGTGGAGTCTGGAGCGCCAGAACGACAATGCGCGTGTGATCGGCGAGCGCGCCGGAGCACTGCTCGACAAGTTCCGTGGCCTCGCCGAATCCCTCGAGGAACTCGGCACACAGCTGGGGCGCACGCGTGAGGCGCATGATACCGCCATGAAGCGGCTGGCCAGCGGGCGCGGCAACCTGATCAACCGTGCAGAGGAGCTGCTGGAACTCGGTGCGCGCATGAAGAAGCCGCTGCCGGAGTCGCTGGTGCGCCAGTCGCGTGACACCCTGCATCAACCCGAGCAGTCACTGGATCAGCCATCGACATCCGCGCCGCCGGCGCTAGATCGCCAGCCCGCGCCCGAGCCGCTTGCCAGCGAAGAAGCGGCAGCCAGTGAAGGCCGGGGTGTCACCGGAACGCCGGACGCCGGAGCGCCGGACGCAGGGTCGCCGGGTCGCCGGGCGCCGAAGCCTCGGGTGCCGAAGCACTGGATGCCGAGGCAGGCCAGGCGCCTGCGTCGCTCTCGCGCTGGGAGCTCATGGAGCGCAAGTGGCAGGGCGATAGCTGATCGCCTTCATCGGCGACAGCTCGGCAGACAGCCGTTATGTCAGCCCCTCAGACAGCAGATGACAGTCAACGCCAGCGGCCCCTGCATGGGGCCGCTGGCGTTTTTGCATGGCGAGGTCAACGCAAGCGCGGGGTATCGTCTCCACATGCGGTGAGGGGAGTGCGGTCAGCGCGATATTGTCGAGTCGCGGCAATAATTTCGATCTTTTCTGCATCCATCTTCTCAAGCCCCCCGTAAGTTGAATTGAGCCCGCAGCGCAGGGGCGAAAGTGATAGATAAATAACGTTTGGCTCATTAAAGAGCATTTTCTCAGGAGATGTGCCCATGTCTACCAAGACAAACAAGTCCGCCAAGACCGCTTTTGCCCTGGCTTCCGCGCTCGGAACCGCTGTCGCTCTGTCTACCGCTGTCGTTTCCCTCCCGGCCCACGCGGCGGGCATGGAAAAGTGCTACGGCGTGTCGCTGGCCGGTGAGAATGACTGCGCCGCAGGCCCGGGCACTTCGTGTGCCGGGACCTCGACCGTCGATTATCAGGGCAATGCCTGGAAGCTGGTGCCGGAAGGCACCTGCACCTCCATCGAGACGCCCAACGGCACCGGCAGCCTGGAAGAGATCAAGTAAGCATCACGCGTCGGGGTTGGCTCGGGCTTTCCCGAGCATCCCCCGAACTTGACGTCCGGTGGCCTGGCGCCACGCCGCCACCGGACGTCCGCCGCCTCGAGAGGTCTTCATGCACCAGCCACCCCCTTCCTCCGGCAGTTCGGATTTCGGTACGGCCTATCCGTCCCTCGACGAGATGGCCGTCGGTATCAGCCTCAAGGCGCAGCATGTGCGTGAGCTGATGTCGTCGCGTCCGGCGCTGGGGTTTCTCGAGATTCATGCCGAGAACTACATGGGCGCCGGCGGGGCACCTCATGCCCGGCTGGATGCGCTGCAGGAGTATCCGCTCTCGATTCATGGTGTCGGCCTGTCGCTGGCATCGGAGCGCCCGCTGGATGCCACGCATCTGGCGCGCCTCAGAACGCTCTGCGAGCGTCACCCGCCCACCAGCGTGTCAGAACACCTGGCCTGGGCCGGCCATAGCGGCCACTTCTACAACGACCTGCTGCCGGTACCGCTGACGGACGCGATGCTGGCACGGGTCAGCGATAACCTGATGCAGTTGCAGGACACCCTGGGCCGTCAGGTATTGATCGAGAATCCCGCCCATTATCTGCGTTTCGATGCGCGCGAGCTGGGATCGGAACTGATTCCCGAGACGCATTTCCTCACTCGCCTGGTCGAGCGCAGTGGCTGCGGTCTGTTGATTGACGTCAACAATGTCTTCGTCTCGGCGCACAACATCGGTATCGATCCCGCGGCCTGGCTGGAGTCCATTCCGGCCCGCGCCGTCGGGGAGATCCATCTGGCGGGGCATGGCGAAGATACGCGTGAGGGTCTGCTGATCGACAATCATGGTGCACCGGTCTGTGATGAGGTCTGGGAGCTATATGCCGACTTCATCAATCGCATCGGGCCGCGTTCGACGCTGATTGAATGGGATACCCAGGTACCGGCGCTGGAGGTCTTGCTGGGGCAGACCACGCGCGCTCAGGCGTTACTGCACAGCACACGGGCGCAGCAGCTGACGCGCTCCGGCATGGAGGGCGACCGATGACCTCTCGCGAGCGGCATGCCAGCGCTGGTCACCAGCCCGACTGGCAGCGCGCCTTCATCGAGGCTCTCACCCAGCCCGATGCTGCGCTTCTGGGTATCGAGGCAGGCCATCAGCAGCGCCTCGATGTCTATCGCAACAATGTCTGGGCCAGCCTGATCAGTGCGCTGGAAGAGGCCTATCCGGTGACCCGGCAGGTGGTGGGCGAGCGCTTCTTTGCGGCCCTGGCCCATGATCATTCCCGCCAGCATCTGCCACGCTCACCGCTAATGATGGAGTACGGCGCCGGGCTTGCCGAAACCCTGCACGCGACCTTGACCACATTGGTCGAGGCGCGTCAGGTGTCAGCTGCTCATCTGCCGTTCTATGCGGTGGACCTGGCACGCTTCGAGGCCGCTCGCCTGGTGGCCTATCACGCGGCGGACGCCGAGGCCCTGGTGCCGACACAGCTGGCGGAATTACCGCCTGAGGCAGTGATGGAACTCAGATTCTCGGCGCACCCCGCGGCATGCCTGCTGCGCCTGGAACATGCGGTGCTCGAGATCTGGCAGCGCCATCAGCATGCCGGCGCGACGCTTGAAGGGCTGGATATCGCACGACCGGAGCAGGTGTTGATCACGCGCCCGGCGCTGGAGGTACAGGTCACGGTGCTGTGTGAGGCCGCTGCCTTGCTGCTCGAACTGCTGCTGGCGGGGCAGACGCTGGCGGATTCGGCAGCGCGGCTCGCGGACGCGCACCCCGAGCAGGAGCTGGGGCCGCTGCTGGCCCCCCTACTGGCAAGTGGTGCCTTTCGTGCGCCGACCTGATCCTGCTCGGTAGCTTCCTGCTCTGTTCCATCCTGCACGGTTCTTTTCCGCTCGACCCTTCGCGCCCTGGCGCACTCTTGAGGAGTTCTCATCATGAGCCTTGAATCATCAACGACGCCTGCGGTTCGCACCGGTGTGGCGGGGCAGGTCCTGAAAGTGTTCGTCTGGCTGGAAAACCTGCGCATGGATGCGGTACTGATCCTGATGCGTATCGTGGTCGGTGCCGTGTTCTTCATGTCGGCGCAGACCAAGGTCGACGGCTTCTCGATCAAGGACAGCACCTTCTTCCTGTTCGAGCATGAATACGCCTTGCCGCTGGTCTCGCCGATACTGGCCGCCTGGCTTGCGACCATCGCCGAGCACCTCTTCCCGCTGATGCTGTGGCTGGGGCTGGGGACGCGCTTCGCGGCGCTGGGGCTGGCCCTCATGACGCTGACCATCCAGCTGTTCGTCTATCCCCATGCCTGGGTGACCCACGGGCTGTGGCTCTCCAGCCTGCTGGTGCTGGTGCTGCAAGGCCCGGGACGCCTGTCGCTCGATCGGCTGATTCGCTCACGTATCGCCTGAGGCCGTCCTTCGGCAGAGTCGTTCGGTGAGGCTCATATCAGTCGCGCACAACGCAAGACGGAGACCCTGAGGTCTCCGTCTTGCGTTGTAGAACCGCGATAGTACCGCGATAGTGCCGCTATCTATCCGCTGACTAGCGAGGCGCTCAGGCCGGCTCGTCGGCAAGTTGGTGCTCGATCTCGGCACGTACCATCTCGACGCTGGCGGCATCGATGTAGCCGTTGGCATGCGCATGGTGCGCCATGTCGAGGCTATCGGTGCTCAGCAGCATCACGCAGCCGAGAGCGGCCAGCTCCTCACCGAGTTGGTCCAGCTCGGCCTTGCGCGAGTCCGAATCGCCTATCTGGCGAATGTAGATGGCGCAGATGCGACCGGGATAGCGGCGCACGACCTCAGCGTAGACCTCCGGGTCATGCTGGCCGCTGTCGCCGATGAGGAGGAACTGCATCTCGTCATACAGGCCGAGCATCTTCTCGATCAACGCCTGCTTGTGGTCTTCGGAGCGTCTGGGCAGCGGGCGTTGCAGGGTCAGCCCCCACTCGCGCAGGAACAGGATCGGGCCGACCGGGATGCGATTGTGCTGGAAGAAGACTTCCAGCATCTCGTAGATGCTCCACGGACCACGCGACACATAGAGCAGCGGGCGCTGCTGCTGGCCGTCATCACCCTCATGGAGCGCCTGGTAGAGCGCGGCCACACCGGGAAAGGCGGTACGCCGCTCGGCGGACTCGATGAACAGGCGGTAAAGCATCTTGAGCTTGTTGGCGACACCGGTGTACATCACGGTGTCGTCGATATCGCTGATTACCCCGAGGCGTGTGCTGATGGGCGGCAGATAGACCTGCGCCTCGCCTTTCACCGGAGGCTGCTTCGGCGGACACGCGGTGATGTGGGCAGTATGCCACTGGCCCTGGTGTTCCAGTGGCGCATCGAGCGGCAGATGCACACTGAAGTAGCCATCGCGGTCGGTGATGGCGGTGGTTCGGTTGTCCCCCAGCGCGACCTCTACTTCGACGCCGCTCTTGCCCCAGCGCAGCATGCGGCGACCGACATCCATCAGGTCGCGCCCGGCACCGGGGGCCAGCTGGCTGCGTGAGCCTGGCTGGCGGAAGATGCGCCCCATCAGAAAGGCTTCGCTGTGCGAGCCATAGCCGCGGTAGGCGTGAATGACGTAGCCATCCTTGCCCTGGGCGTGGCGCATGGGCTTGGCAGCCACATGCAGCAGCTTGCGTAGCAGATGTGTCAGCGGCAGTGACATGCAACCCTCCTGGTCGGTATCTGGCGGGCCTTCATGGCCACATGACAACGCCGCCTTCCGAGTCCCGCGTGAGCAGGGTCGAAAGGCGGCGTTCACACTGCGCGAATGCCTCGCGGCCCAGTGTCAGTCAAGTACAGCGTCAGTCAAGTACAGCGTCAGGCAGGAGCCGCATCAGAGATCCGCGCTGTCATGTCCTGGCGCTGCATCGACTGGAGCACTTACTCGCCCAGGTAGGCGGACAGCATCCACACGGTCTTTTCCTGCTCGCGGATGTAGTCGCCGACCAGTGAAGCGGTGCCTTCATCATCGGCGTCAGACGCGACGGACATGATCTCGCGCTGCAGTTCGATCAGGGACTTGTAACCGGTCAGCAGGCCCTTGATGCAAGCCGTGCCGTCGCTGACATGGGTGTCTTCCTTGATGGTGGCGACACGTGCGTAGTCACTGTAGGCGTGCAGCGGCTCGTGACCCAGGGTCAGGATACGCTCGGCGATCTCGTCGACCTTGGTCAGCAGGTCGGTGTAGGTTTCCTCGAACTTCACGTGCAGCTCGAAGAACTGGTTGCCCTTCACGTTCCAGTGGTAGCCACGGGCATTCATGTAGAAGGTCTGGTAGTTGGCCAGCAGGATGTTGAGGTGCTCGGCCAGCTGAGTGGCGCTGGCAGTGTGCAGGCCGATGGCATTGGTATCGTTGGACATGAAGACTCTCCTGAAAAATGTGAAGTGAGCGGCATTGTGGGGAAAGTGGAGATGCAGGTGGCGAGCCGTGCTGCCAGTATGCCACCAGTGTAGAGGCTGGTCGGGATGCAGGGTAACGAATTCACTGTATCGCCCTCATCGGCCACCCCTATCGCGCGCCGGCGCGCCACCCTCAAGCCGTAGATGAATGCTTGGAAAGACATGTGGTGCGCGCACGCGGTTTTCAAGGTCGCACACG comes from bacterium Scap17 and encodes:
- a CDS encoding DUF2183 domain-containing protein, translating into MRHAQGKDGYVIHAYRGYGSHSEAFLMGRIFRQPGSRSQLAPGAGRDLMDVGRRMLRWGKSGVEVEVALGDNRTTAITDRDGYFSVHLPLDAPLEHQGQWHTAHITACPPKQPPVKGEAQVYLPPISTRLGVISDIDDTVMYTGVANKLKMLYRLFIESAERRTAFPGVAALYQALHEGDDGQQQRPLLYVSRGPWSIYEMLEVFFQHNRIPVGPILFLREWGLTLQRPLPRRSEDHKQALIEKMLGLYDEMQFLLIGDSGQHDPEVYAEVVRRYPGRICAIYIRQIGDSDSRKAELDQLGEELAALGCVMLLSTDSLDMAHHAHANGYIDAASVEMVRAEIEHQLADEPA
- a CDS encoding DNA starvation/stationary phase protection protein, which translates into the protein MSNDTNAIGLHTASATQLAEHLNILLANYQTFYMNARGYHWNVKGNQFFELHVKFEETYTDLLTKVDEIAERILTLGHEPLHAYSDYARVATIKEDTHVSDGTACIKGLLTGYKSLIELQREIMSVASDADDEGTASLVGDYIREQEKTVWMLSAYLGE